GGCGGCCGAAGCGATGCTGCGCTGTCATATCGACCCAGTCACTGAGACCGAGCTCAAGACCCTCAGCGGCGAGGACTGTGAAGCAGCCTGCTACGACTGCCTTCTGTCCTACAGGAACCAGACCGAGCATCAACTTCTCGACCGCCACGCGGCCTTGCCGCTTCTGCGTCGCCTTCGTTCAGCTCAACTGGTAGGCACCGCGGCGGCCAAACCCAAGGAAGACGGGCATGTTGAATCGGCGCTCGACCAAGAGTTCCTCGACTTCTTGCGCGCTGGCGGGTTCAAGTTGCCCGACAAGCATCAAGCCGAGGTCGACCAGGCGAGTGCAACCGTCGACTTTCTGTACGTGGATCAGCGGGCCGCCGTCTTCATCGACGGGCCCCACCACGTTCCGGACGAGGCCGACGCAGCGGTCGACGAACGCCTGAGAGCGCTGGGTCTGACAGTCATCCGATTCGGCCATCAGGCTGACTGGCCTCAACGGGTCGACTCATTCGCTCGTGTATTTGGAGGAGGGAACCAACAGTGACCTTTGCGACTGGTGCGCTGGTGAAGGCGCGAAACCGCGAATGGGTCGTGCTACCCGAGTCAACCGACGAGCTGGTCATCGTGCGGCCCCTCGGCGGCACCGACCACGAGATCACCGGGATTCTCACCGCACTCGAGACGGTTGAACCCGCGAGTTTCGATCTTCCGACGCCCGACCAACTAGGCGACTATCGCTCGGCGCGAATGCTGCGCGATGCGCTTCGGCTCGGCTTTCGCTCAAGCGCCGGGCCGTTCCGGTCGGTAGCCAAGATTGCGGTCACGCCCCGCCCCTACCAGATCGTTCCGCTGTTGATGGCGCTCAAGCTCGACCCGGTCCGATTGTTGATTGCCGACGACGTCGGGATCGGTAAGACGATCGAATCGACGCTGGTGGCCAAGGAGCTGCTCGAGCAAGGCGATGCTCGGAAGCTCTGCGTGCTCTGCCCTCCGCATCTGGCCGAACAGTGGCAGACCGAATTGGCCGAGAAGTTCCACATCGATGCCGAGCTGGTCCTCAGCTCAACCGCGGCCCGCCTTGAACGCGGCCTCGGGCACGACCAGTCGATCTTCGACGTTTACGACCACACCGTCGTGTCGATCGACTTCATCAAGTCAGACCGTCGCCGCGACGACTTCATTCGAGCCTGCCCCGAGTTGGTCATCGTCGACGAGGCCCACACCTGCGCCGATGCTGCAGAGGGGTCGGGAGCCAGGCACCAACGCTTTCAGCTCATCCACGATCTGGCGGCCGACCCCGACCGGCACATGATTCTCGTGACCGCTACCCCGCACTCTGGCAAGGAGGGGTCGTTCCGAAGCCTCCTCTCGCTTCTTGATCCGAAGTTCGAGAACCTGCCTGACTCGCTAGCCGGCGACCAGAACCGGCAGCAACGCGAGGAGCTTGCCCGACACCTGGTGCAGCGCCGCCGCGGCGACATTCGCCGATACCTCGAGGTCGACACGAAGTTCCCCGACCGCAAGGAGAGCGAAGCCACCTACGCGCTCTCGGGCGCCTATCGAGACCTCTTTGGAGAGGTGCTCGACTTCGCTCGCGAGACCGTCCGCACGGCAGAGGGTCATCGGCAGCGAGTGCGCTGGTGGTCGGCGTTGGGGCTGCTTCGAGCGCTCGCGTCGAGTCCAGCGGCGGCAGCGGCGACGATGCGTACGCGGGCTTCGGTAGCTGCATCGTCCACCGAGAAGGAGGCCGACGAGATTGGCCGCCAGACGGTCCTCGACCTCGATGAGGCTGAGGAGGGTGTCGATGTAGTTCCCGGGAGCGACAGCGAGGATTCTTCTGACAACCAGGTGACCCGGCGGCTACGGAGCCTCGCTCTGTCGGCCGACGCATTGGCCGGCGACGGCGACCGGAAGCTTCTCGATGCGGTCAAGATCGTCAAAGGCCTGCTCGATGACGGATTCAACCCCATCGTGTTTTGTCGGTTCATCGAAACTGCGGAATATGTCGCTGCTCAACTTCGCGACCGGCTGCCGAAGAAGCTCGGCGTCGAGGTTGAAGCGGTCACTGGGCGCATCCCATCGGCTGACCGTGAGGCTCGGGTTGAGGCGCTCGGAGGGCACGACCGCCGTGTTCTGGTCGCCACCGATTGCCTTAGTGAAGGCATCAACCTGCAGGATCATTTCTCTGCCGTGGTGCACTACGACCTTCCGTGGAACCCAACCCGGCTCGAGCAAAGGGAAGGACGCGTTGATCGCTTCGGTCAGCCATCGCCCGAGGTGCGTGTGCTCACCTACTACGGGGCCGACAACCAGATCGACGAGACGGTGCTTGAGGTGCTCTTGCGCAAGCACGTCAAGATTCGCAACGCACTCGGCGTGTCGATTCCGGGCCCTGGCAACACCGGCGATGTGATCGAGGCGCTGGCCGAGACACTCTTCGAACGGGTCGACACCGCCATCGAAGAGCGGCTTCCCGGCTTCGACGAGATCATCCGACCGACCACTGACCAGCTGCACCTCGAGTGGGACGCGGCCGAGGAACGCGAGCGTCAGTCGCGCTCGGTCTTTGCCCAACACACCATCGACCCTGCCGAGGTGGCCGAGGAGCTAGCAGCGGTTCAGAAAGCTGTCGGTTCGGGAACTGAAG
Above is a genomic segment from Acidimicrobiales bacterium containing:
- a CDS encoding helicase-related protein, with translation MTFATGALVKARNREWVVLPESTDELVIVRPLGGTDHEITGILTALETVEPASFDLPTPDQLGDYRSARMLRDALRLGFRSSAGPFRSVAKIAVTPRPYQIVPLLMALKLDPVRLLIADDVGIGKTIESTLVAKELLEQGDARKLCVLCPPHLAEQWQTELAEKFHIDAELVLSSTAARLERGLGHDQSIFDVYDHTVVSIDFIKSDRRRDDFIRACPELVIVDEAHTCADAAEGSGARHQRFQLIHDLAADPDRHMILVTATPHSGKEGSFRSLLSLLDPKFENLPDSLAGDQNRQQREELARHLVQRRRGDIRRYLEVDTKFPDRKESEATYALSGAYRDLFGEVLDFARETVRTAEGHRQRVRWWSALGLLRALASSPAAAAATMRTRASVAASSTEKEADEIGRQTVLDLDEAEEGVDVVPGSDSEDSSDNQVTRRLRSLALSADALAGDGDRKLLDAVKIVKGLLDDGFNPIVFCRFIETAEYVAAQLRDRLPKKLGVEVEAVTGRIPSADREARVEALGGHDRRVLVATDCLSEGINLQDHFSAVVHYDLPWNPTRLEQREGRVDRFGQPSPEVRVLTYYGADNQIDETVLEVLLRKHVKIRNALGVSIPGPGNTGDVIEALAETLFERVDTAIEERLPGFDEIIRPTTDQLHLEWDAAEERERQSRSVFAQHTIDPAEVAEELAAVQKAVGSGTEVEQFVRTATAAYGGIATAKTPTTLELGETPRAFRDALGLTGDSARVRAAFDLPVPDGVSYLSRTHPLVSGLAGHVLDEALDPQLKGRAARAGVIETSLVDEMTTLFLCRFRMNLVAESRQGQSAMLAEDAVLLGFTGSATSPRWVSADLAETLLDIRPDANVNEALQRERIAEVIAAEPTWRPELDDAARRRADELVQAHARVREAAGRRGGTLARYRAEPQLPADVLGIYVYLPRLAL